The following DNA comes from Fervidibacillus albus.
GATTGGCTACGAAAACGAATCGAAAGGAACACCGAGTATAGAAAAAGCGCTGTCCTATCAATACAGCCGCTATGAGTTGGCAAGAATAAGAGAAAATCGGAAACGGATGATCGTTGGTAGTCCAGGGAAAGTGAAGGAGGAATTGTATAAATTAAGCGAACGGTTTCAAACGAATGAAGTGATGTTAGTGACGATCACCTACGATTTTAAAGATAAACTGAAGTCATTCGAATTAATTGCTAAGGAGTTATTGTCGTAATCATTTAGTATAAAGGAGATTCGCGTACATAATCGGAAACTTTCATCCTTATAAACGAAGGTATGCGAAAAATTGTGAACGTCCGAAACATTTAATTGGAAAGACGGTTGAGGTGCCGCATCTTGAAAATAGCAAGTGTCCACAGAATGTATTGACTCAGCCTTCAGGGAGGCATAAATTCTGCCTGTTGAGCAATAACAAAATGAAATCCGATGAAATTTTTGTAAAAATTCCATCGGATTTTTCTATCATTGGAAAGGTTTGTCATTTCCTTTCCGTTATCATTTTTTCTTTTCAATCGCAACGATAAACGGTGGATCATTTTTTCGATTGAGAAATTGATAAAGCAATACGTCCGCCTTGTTTTGGTCGATCGATTGAAAAAACGGTAACAACCGATCCTTTTCTTCTTTTCCCTCCGGATGACCGGGATATATGACGAGAACGATGATGCCACCAATTTTTAACAGTTGGAATAATTGATTCACCGCTTCGATCGTTGATTCCGGTTTCGTGACAATCGAATGATCCCCTTTAGGTAAATAACCTAAATTAAAAATACCGGCGGCGATCTTTCCGTGATATTGTTCAGGGATTTGCTGTTTCATTCGTTCGTGGCCGCATAAAAACAAAGTCGTCTGTTCAAATGCCTTTTCATCTTTCAGCCTCTGTTCTGTTCGTTTAATTGCCGCATTTTGAATGTCAAAGGCGAAAACTTTTCCCGTTTTGCCGACGCGTTTCGCTAAAAACAACGTATCGTTTCCGTTCCCGGCTGTAGCATCGATAACGACGTCTCCCGGTTGAATCGCCTCCTCTAAAAGGGTGTGGGAAAAGGGAAGTATGTTTTTAATGACCATACGTATTTGCCTCTTTCTTTTGAGCGGGTTCGTAAAATTTCCCTTGAAAACTATTTCGCCGTTCCAATTCTCGGTCGATGGCGTTTAATACTTCCCATTTGTTGACGCTCCACATCGGTCCGATCATCAAATCGATTGGTCCGTCACCTGTAATTCGATGGACGACCATTTCCGGCGGCAATATTTCCAATTGATCACAGACGATTTGTACATATTCGTCAAAGGATAAAAATTGGAGGAACCCTTTTTCGTATTGTTTCACCATCGGCGTTCCTTTTAAAAGGTGGAGGAGGTGGATTTTAATACCTTCCACATTCAAATCAGCTACCGCTTTTGCCGTTTCCATCATCATTTCCGGCGTTTCTCCTGGAAGTCCGTTAATAATATGGCTACAGACGCGAATGTTTTTCTTCTGGAGTTTCTTTACCCCTTCTACATAACAGGCAAAATCGTGGGCGCGATTAATCATGTTCGCCGTTTTTTCGTGGACCGTTTGCAATCCTAATTCTACCCATAAATACGTCCGATCGTTCAACTCCGCCAAATATTCGACGACATCATCTGGTAAACAATCCGGTCGGGTAGCAATGGAAAGGCCAACGACCCCTTCCTGTTTCAACACTGTTTCATATTTTTCCCGAAGTACTTCTACTGGGGCATGGGTATTCGTAAACGCTTGAAAGTAGGCGATATATTTTCCATCTTTCCACTTCTCGTGCATTTGTTTTTTTACTTGTTCAAATTGTTTTTCTAACGGTTCAGCACGATTTCCTGCAAAATCACCGGAGCCTGCCGCACTGCAAAAGGTACAACCCCCGTATGCGACTGTACCGTCCCGGTTTGGGCAATCGAAACCTCCGTCTAACGCGATTTTAAAAACTTTATGACCAAAATGTTTCCGCAAATGATAATTCCACGTATGGTATCGTTTATGATCCATGGAATAGGGGAAAGGATTCATTACGATTCTCCTCTCAAATAAATCGATTCGTGAAAATAATTGTACCACGACATAGGAAGGGGGACAAATTTTACGGAAAAAAGGACGTTCGAGCTTTTTTTATATTTCAAGAATGTGTTCGGTTATTTTCACACATCATTCATTTGCAGTTTTTTGCAATAAAGAATACAATAGCTTGGGATAGCAAACATCGGAAAGGGGGCTTAAGATGCCACGGAACTTATGGTTAATACTTATCGGAATGGTCATCAATATTACCGGGGCTTCTTTTTTATGGCCTTTAAATACCATTTATCTCCACGACCAACTTGGAAAGTCGCTATCGGTGGCAGGTGTCGTATTAATGGTCAATTCCGCCGTATCTGTAATTGGAAATTTATCTGGCGGGTATTTTTTTGATAAATTCGGGGGATACAAAACGATTACCTTTGGGGCTGGCATCACATTACTAGCGACTTTCGGGTTATTCATCTGGCATGATTGGCCTCATTATTTTTATTTTTTAATGATTATTGGATTCGGTTCTGGCGTTGTAAATCCTGCGATGTTTTCATTAGCTGGCGCCGCTTGGAAAGAAGGGGGACGGCGAACGTTTAATGCCATGTACGTAGCACAAAACATCGGTGTGGCAGTTGGAACGGCTTTAGCAGGTTACATCGCCTCGATTTCTTTCCAACTAATTTTTATGGCCAATTTTGTCCTTTATTTGATCTTTTTCCTTATTGCCTTTTTATCATTTAAACGGATTTCTGAAGCCGCATCTGTCCCTTCGATAAAGGCAACTTATTCACCGACCATTCGGGAAGCTCATCAAAAACGGCATTTCATTGCACTCTTTATCATTTCTATCGGATATGCCATTTGTTGGATCGCTTATGTACAATGGCAGACGACGATTGCTACGTATACACAAGAAATAAATGTGTCTTTGGAACAATACAGTTTGCTTTGGACGGTCAATGGTGCACTTATCGTTTTCGCCCAACCAATCATGGCCGGTTTCATTAAATTCGCTGCGAAAACGTTGAAAATGCAAATTTTTATCGGACTGTTTATTTTTATCGGTTCGTTTATCATCGCATCCCAATCAACGAGCTTTACCGGCTTTTTAACGGCGATGATCATTATGACTTTAGGAGAAATGCTCGTCTGGCCGGCGATTCCTACTATTGCTGACCAATTGGCGACGAAAGGGAGAGCGGGATTGTATCAAGGAATGATTAATAGTGCCGCCACCGTCGGGAGGATGATCGGTCCCCTTTTTGGAGGAATCATCGTCGATTTATACGGAATGAACGTTTTGTTTATCCTTCTTATCGTTTTGTTCGGAATTGCGATGTTCACGACGTTTATATACGACAAAGGTTTGAGTCATGTGCAAAAATCCCACGAGACGTTCCTTTCTTCTTGAAGCTGACACAAATTGTTTGCAACATCCCTTACCAACAATCTCCTACGAAGGGCGATTAGGTGGAAAGTGTTATAAACGACGGTGAAAAAAATGGAATAGCGGGTTGACCAATCATGATTATGACATGTTTTCAATATATATAAAGAGATGAATCTTTCCTATTGGTTTCCGTATTCGTTTTCCTACCCGTTAAATTGTGATCATCAGGAAGGGGAGAGGCTATGTCCATTTTTTTCATCGAATTCGTCGGCACGGGAATCCTTATTGCATTAGGGCTAGGTGTAACGGCCGGTGTATTGCTTCGGGGGACGAGATTGACGGGAAACGGTTGGCTCATTATTGCAATCGGTTGGGGACTTGCATATTTTTTAGCCATGTTATTTGTCCATCCCTTTGGTATTGCCCATTTAAATCCCGCGTTGACAGTCGGTTTAGCGTCTATCGGACAAGTGTTTTGGCATGACTTGTTTATGTATTTCAGCGGTCAATTCACCGGAGGATTGTTCGGCGCAATTATCGTCTACTTCCTATATCTTCCTCATTTTCGAGTAACAGGTGATCCACAAAGAAAATTGAATGCCTTCGTTACATTGCCAATGGTGAAAAATATTCCTGCAAATTTGCTTAGTGAAGCGATTGTAACATTTTCCTTCGTGTTCGGTATTCTCGTCATTTGGGCAACGGTTTTCGCCAATGAACTGAAGTTTGTGTTCATTGCGTTTTTAGTAATTGGAATCGCCCTTTCTTTCGGCAGTACTGCAAGCTTTGCGATGAATCCGGCACGGGATTTAGGTCCGAGAATCGTTCATTACATTTTTCCGATTCCTGGAAAAGGATCGTCCCAATGGAAGTATTTTTGGATTCCGATTATCGGACCGTTTTTTGGTGGGGTATACGGTGCTTTATTTTATCAAGGATTTTATTTAGGTGTATTCCATCTTTCCTTTTGGTTTATCTCCTCTTTTTTTATCATCGTTATGGGGTGGGCACTATACATTGAATTACGTTCTTCGAGGTAACCGTTTTTTAAGGAAGGAAAGGAGTGCTTCTTTTTTTTTGGCTTTCATGTTTAAAGATTGAATGATAAGTCCATTATTTAAAAAAATGAAACAAATAAATGTTCATTTTCGTTCATTTAAATACGGTTTTTCCGAATTGATCCATTTTTGCGAGGCGAATCTTTTTTTGACGGTTATTTTTATGCGGGTGTATACCATTCTATTTTCCTTGCGCGTATTCCGACTCTGTTTCCCGAAAGATTTTGCTGTATAGGAGATGAATAATACAATGATAAAAAAAAGACGCAAACTACTTCTCATGATTGGATTTGTTATGTTAGTTATCGGTGTTGGATACGGTTATCAAGTTTATACATCGGCCACTAACACATTGGAAAAAATGCATGAACCGATTAAAAGGGATACAACGATTCGGAAAGAAGCCATTTCAGTTCAAGAAAAGGATCCATTTTCCGTTTTACTACTCGGAGTTGATGAACGACCGAACGATGTGGGACGTTCCGATACGATGATCGTCGTCACCGTCAATCCAGAGGACAATTCGATGAAAATGTTGAGCATCCCGCGGGATACATATGTATCGATTTTTGGGAGAGGAGAAAAGGATAAAATTAACCATTCCTATGCCTTTGGCGGTGTCGAAATGGCTGTGAACACCGTCGAATCGTTTTTAGGGATCCCAATCGATTATTATGTGAAAGTAAATATGGAAGGGTTTAAGGATGTGATCGATGCCTTGGACGGGGTGACCGTTGAAAATGATATGGAATTAACCCACGGGAAATATCATTTTCCAAAGGGACAAATCGAATTGACAGGAAATGAGGCTCTCGTTTTTTCAAGAATTCGGTATGAAGATCCTCGGGGGGATTTCGGCAGACAAATTCGTCAAAAGCAAATTATTGAAGCGATCATCAATAAAGCTGCGAATATTTCAACCCTTTGGAAGTACAGTGATCTTTTTGAAGCGTTTGGGGATAATGTAAAGACGAATTTTACCTTCAGTGAAATTGTCGAATTGCAAAAGGCTTATTCTGACGTAAGAAAAAATATCGAACAACTTCGGTTTGAAGGAAGGGACGGTGGATTTATTGGCGATTATTGGTATTATTTTGCCGATTCGGAAGAAGTACAAACGTTAAGCAATATATTAAAAGAACATCTCGATTTACATACGTATAACGAAAGTGTCGGTTTATGAAAAACTGTTGCAAACGATGGGAAAGTTTTCTATAATAAACGTTAAATTGAACATAAATTGGACGATGAGAAGAAGTAGTAATGGTCGTCAACCTGACTAGAGAGCTGACGGTTGGTGCAAGTCAGCCAGGGCCGCCATGAACTCGCCTTTGAGTTGCAAATGCGAAAGCGTCGTAGTGTTTGCCGTTTCCCGCGTTAAGGGATAAAATGAAGCGAATATAAGCGGTCTTTACTCGTTTATATTAACTTGGGTGGTACCGCGGGAAGGATAATCCTCTCGTCCCAAAGATGCCTTTGGGGTGAGGGGTTTTTTATTTGCGCATGTATGATCCAGATTCATTACTCTTTCGCTCGGAAAAAGGCAAGATTCAATTCGCTTTCGATTCGCAATATCCGAATCAACTTTTTGAAAAAATGATTGAAAAAAAGGAGGAAGAAACGATGGCTTTTCCACATCAAAAAATTGAAAAAAAATGGCAAAAATATTGGTTGGAAAACAAAACGTTTAAAACACAGGAAGATCCGAATCGTCCGAAGTATTATGCCCTCGATATGTTTCCGTATCCGTCCGGCGCAGGGCTGCACGTCGGTCATCCGGAAGGGTATACGGCAACGGACATTTTATCCCGTATGAAACGAATGCAAGGTTATAATGTGCTTCATCCGATGGGGTGGGATGCCTTTGGGCTACCGGCGGAACAATATGCGTTGGATACAGGGAATGATCCAGCCGAATTTACTGAAAGAAATATACAAACGTTCAAACGCCAAATTCAATCCCTCGGCTTTTCCTACGATTGGGACCGGGAAGTGAACACGACGGATCCGAAATATTACAAATGGACCCAATGGATTTTCACAAAATTGTATGAAAAAGGACTGGCATATGTGGATGAAGTACCGGTAAACTGGTGCCCTGCCCTCGGAACGGTGCTTGCCAATGAAGAAGTGATCGACGGGAAAAGTGAACGTGGGGGACATCCCGTCATTCGAAAACCGATGAAGCAATGGGTGTTAAAAATTACCGAATATGCTGATCGCCTTCTCGAAGATTTGGAAGAGCTCGATTGGCCGGAAAGCATAAAAGAAATGCAACGAAATTGGATCGGTCGTTCGGAAGGGGCGGAAATTACCTTTACGATTGAAGGCCATGAAGAAACGTTCGTTGTTTTCACTACCCGTCCGGATACCCTTTTTGGAGCAACGTATTGCGTGCTTGCACCGGAACATCCGTTAGTCGAAAAAATTACAACGGATGACCAAAAGGTGGAAGTGACAGCTTATATTGAACAAATTCAATCGAAATCTGATTTGGAACGGACGGACCTTTCGAAAGAAAAAACAGGCGTTTTCACTGGGAGTTATGCAATCAATCCAGCAAACGGAGAGAAAATGCCGATCTGGATTGCAGATTACGTCTTGATGAGTTACGGTACCGGTGCGATCATGGCCGTTCCTGCCCACGATGAACGGGACTATGAATTCGCCAAAAAATTCGATTTACCAATTCGGGAAGTTGTGAAAGGCGGGGATATTAAAAACGAAGCGTATGTCGGCGATGGGATCCATGTCAACTCCGGCTTTTTGGACGGTTTGAATAAAGAAGAAGCGATTCAAAAAATGATCGAATGGTTGGAACAAAAAGGAATTGGGAAGAAAAAAATTACGTACAAACTTCGTGATTGGTTGTTTAGTCGACAACGGTACTGGGGTGAACCGATTCCGATTATCCATTGGGAAGATGGGACGATGACGACGGTGCCGGAGGAAGATCTTCCACTCACCTTACCGAAAATGAAAGAGATTCAACCTTCTGGAACGGGCGAGTCTCCCCTTGCCAATGCAAAGGACTGGTTGGAAGTCACTGATCCCGTAACAGGAAAGAAAGGTCGCCGGGAAACGAACACGATGCCTCAATGGGCGGGAAGTTGTTGGTATTATTTGCGTTACATTGATCCCCACAACGATCAAATGATTGCTGATCCGGAAAAATTAAACATGTGGTTACCCGTCGATATTTATATTGGGGGTGCGGAACATGCCGTTCTCCATCTTCTTTACGCTCGTTTTTGGCATAAAGTGTTGTATGATCTCGGGGTCGTACCGACGAAGGAACCGTTCCAAAAATTGTTTAACCAAGGGATGATCCTCGGTGAAAATAATGAAAAAATGAGTAAGTCGAAGGGAAATGTCGTAAATCCGGATGAAATTGTCGAAAGCCATGGCGCCGATACGTTACGCCTATACGAAATGTTCATGGGACCATTGGATGCATCCGTAGCTTGGTCAACGAATGGATTGGACGGTGCCCGCCGTTTCTTAGACCGAATTTGGCGACTAATCGTAGATGAAGATGGGCGTATCAGTGAAAAGATCGTTTTAGAGGAAGGCGGATCGTTGGAAAAGGTGTATCATCAGACGGTGAAAAAAGTGACAGAAGACTATGAAGCCCTTCATTTCAATACGGCCATTTCCCAATTGATGGTATTTATTAACGAAGCGTATAAGGCGAAAACGATTCCGAAAGTATATGTGGAAGGATTTGTGAAGCTATTATCACCAGTTTGTCCCCATATCGCAGAAGAATTATGGGAAAAACTCGGCTATGACGAAACGATTGCCTATGAAAAGTGGCCGACCTATGACGAAGAAAAATTGGTTGAACAAGAAGTGGAAATCGTTATTCAAATGAACGGAAAAGTGCGAGCAAAGAAGATGGTCCCCGTCGATATCGATCGGACAGAATTAGAAAAAATCGCCTTGGAAGATGAAACGATTCGAAGCCAAATTGAAGGAAAAACGGTACGGAAGGTGATTGTCGTACCGGGGAAACTTGTAAACATTGTCGCCAATTAACATTGCTTCTTTGTCAAAAGAGTGTTGGTGAATCATTTCGTGACTTTTTTCAGTAAAATGTAATTGTATATGGTTGTCCATTTATCCAAAATTGAAGTTATTCGTTCCATTGGCAAACGCGCATCCAGTGGCACGGATCGATCCTGCTCGTCACAACATTTCCGCGGGGGCTCGAGGCTCGTAATTTCCCCGCAGGAGTCGCAGCCAATGGAACTTCAATTATTTTCTATTTTGGACTTAGTGGACACCTTTTTTTATGGTTACGAAATGATTGGTAACAAGAATACGATTTTTAGCACGTATAACCAAATACAATGCGTTTCATCGTCTTCATCTTGATTGATTCCTTCCAAAACCTCGTTGTTGTATTTCATTTAAACGTGTTTTCTACAGAAGATCTGTATTTCATCCTTGTGTTCATGTTCAAAAAAAAGCCAGTGATTCGTTTAAACCATTGTCATTGATATGTACAGTCCTTATATCTCATGAATTAAAGATGTGTTTCCGAAAGCTCAAGTTATAATCGATAAATTCCACATTCATCCGTTGGGGCGTGTCACCTGTCTTTTATTTTGATCAAAAAATGTGCTCATTTTTCGTCACCAACATCAAAAATTATAGAGCCTTAACATTTGAATCGATCTCATTTTCACTAAGGAAAACATTTTTCTTGTCGTAAGAAAGATGTTTTCCTTTTTCAAAGGGAATGTTTTCATGTTTAAATTTTAGGAATTTTGACAAAACTATTGAAAAGGGAAATGGGGGAGAGATATGGTTCAAGTGAAAATTTTCGATTACGAACATGAAAAGGATTTGGAAGAGGAAGTGAATCGGTTTTTGACGAAAATCGATGAGGGCCAATTGATCGACATTAAATTCGATGTGGAAGCCCAAGTTGAAGGAAATGGAGAACAAATTTATTGTTTTTCCGCAATGATCATCTATCGAAAATAAGCGCTTTGGAAATCCACTACTGTCATAAATCCATTGGAATGAAAAAAGGGAGATCGGGTTGTTAAACGTCCCCGAAATCCCCATTTTTTACCCGTTTGGCAGCGTTTAATCCGGCCAACCGTCCGGTGACAAGTGCGGCGGTAATATTAAATCCACCTGTGTATCCGTGTATATCTAAAATTTCTCCAGAAAAAAATAGTCCGTTCATTTTTTTCGATTCCATCGTTTTCGGATCGATTTCTTTCACAGATACACCGCCACCGGTAACGAAGGCCTTTTCTAACGGTTGAGTATCGTATACGGTGAAAAGAAAATGTTTACAGCTGTTGGAAAGGCGTCGGCATTTTTCTTTGGATACGGTCGTCATCGCACTTGATGGATCGATGTCATTTAGTTCGAGTAAAAAAAGCAAATATCGCTCAGGGAGTAGCCCTTTCAAAGCGTTTTTAACCGATTTTTTTGGTTCTTTATTTCTTTTTTTCATCAGTTGGTGATATATTGCCTCCTCCGTTACGTCGGGGAGGGCATCGATCTTTAATGTTACTTTGTCGAGATTCCATTTTTTCTTTGCCTTGACGACGAATTGGCTGCATCTTAAAACGGCCGGTCCGGATACGCCGAAATGGGTGAAAAGCATATCCATCCGATGGGTAATGATCGGTTTTCCCTTTGGATTTAAAACAGATAAGTTAACATCCCTTAAAGAAAGTCCTTGAAGTGTTTTCATTTGAATGAACGGTTCGTCCGATAAAAGGGGTACTTCCGTCGGGTACAGTTCCGTAATCGTATGGCCCGCCTTTTTTGCCCAAGCATAGCCATCGCCGGTTGATCCCGTATGGGGGACGGATTTTCCGCCAACGGCCACAATGACTGATTTTGCTAGTATACGCTCACCGTCTTTTAACACGACTTCTTTCATTTGATCGTTTTTGTATATGATCTCTTCGACTGGACAATATGTTCGAATTTTGACACCGAGTTCATCAAGTTTTGAAAGCAGTGCGCGTACGACGAATTTTGCATCGTTTTTAACGGGGAACATCCGCCCATGATCCTCTTCTTTCAATTCCACGCCTAATTTTTGGAAAAAATGAATAATATCTTCGTTGTTAAAAATGGAAAAAGCACTGTATAAAAACCGACCATTCCCTGGAATATGTTGGATGATTTTATCGATCGGTAAACGGTTTGTCACATTGCAACGGCCACCTCCGGAAATGGCGAGTTTTCTCCCTAATTTGCCTCCCTTTTCTACAAGCATCACATTGGCTTTTTCTTCTCCTGCTGCGATCGCTGCCATAAGCCCCGCAGGTCCTCCTCCGATTACGAGTACATCAACTTCCATGATTATCACCTGCTTTATGAGTCTGTTTGCCTTCCCCATTTTAAGGGAAAGGAATAGTAAAGAAAAGTGAATGTAAAGGGGCGAACATTAAGTGGAAAATTCGACAAAAATCAAAAATATATTTGTCAAATGTATATGCAAACAGGTAAACTACAATTAGTAATTTTTTTGCTTTTCCCTTTGAACGATGTTTTAAACGCAAAAAAAATGTAACTGTTATGTAGGGAAGGGATTTTATGTCATCAAAACTAATAAGGGGAACGTTTATTCTTACCCTCGGAACCTATATTTCAAAAATTCTCGGTTTATTTTATGTTATTCCCTTTTACGCTTTAGTTGGCGAACAAGGGGTAGCTTTGTATCAATACGGGTACGTTCCTTACACGATT
Coding sequences within:
- a CDS encoding sporulation protein Cse60, encoding MVQVKIFDYEHEKDLEEEVNRFLTKIDEGQLIDIKFDVEAQVEGNGEQIYCFSAMIIYRK
- a CDS encoding tRNA (mnm(5)s(2)U34)-methyltransferase is translated as MVIKNILPFSHTLLEEAIQPGDVVIDATAGNGNDTLFLAKRVGKTGKVFAFDIQNAAIKRTEQRLKDEKAFEQTTLFLCGHERMKQQIPEQYHGKIAAGIFNLGYLPKGDHSIVTKPESTIEAVNQLFQLLKIGGIIVLVIYPGHPEGKEEKDRLLPFFQSIDQNKADVLLYQFLNRKNDPPFIVAIEKKK
- a CDS encoding NAD(P)/FAD-dependent oxidoreductase; the protein is MEVDVLVIGGGPAGLMAAIAAGEEKANVMLVEKGGKLGRKLAISGGGRCNVTNRLPIDKIIQHIPGNGRFLYSAFSIFNNEDIIHFFQKLGVELKEEDHGRMFPVKNDAKFVVRALLSKLDELGVKIRTYCPVEEIIYKNDQMKEVVLKDGERILAKSVIVAVGGKSVPHTGSTGDGYAWAKKAGHTITELYPTEVPLLSDEPFIQMKTLQGLSLRDVNLSVLNPKGKPIITHRMDMLFTHFGVSGPAVLRCSQFVVKAKKKWNLDKVTLKIDALPDVTEEAIYHQLMKKRNKEPKKSVKNALKGLLPERYLLFLLELNDIDPSSAMTTVSKEKCRRLSNSCKHFLFTVYDTQPLEKAFVTGGGVSVKEIDPKTMESKKMNGLFFSGEILDIHGYTGGFNITAALVTGRLAGLNAAKRVKNGDFGDV
- a CDS encoding LCP family protein, yielding MIKKRRKLLLMIGFVMLVIGVGYGYQVYTSATNTLEKMHEPIKRDTTIRKEAISVQEKDPFSVLLLGVDERPNDVGRSDTMIVVTVNPEDNSMKMLSIPRDTYVSIFGRGEKDKINHSYAFGGVEMAVNTVESFLGIPIDYYVKVNMEGFKDVIDALDGVTVENDMELTHGKYHFPKGQIELTGNEALVFSRIRYEDPRGDFGRQIRQKQIIEAIINKAANISTLWKYSDLFEAFGDNVKTNFTFSEIVELQKAYSDVRKNIEQLRFEGRDGGFIGDYWYYFADSEEVQTLSNILKEHLDLHTYNESVGL
- a CDS encoding MIP/aquaporin family protein → MSIFFIEFVGTGILIALGLGVTAGVLLRGTRLTGNGWLIIAIGWGLAYFLAMLFVHPFGIAHLNPALTVGLASIGQVFWHDLFMYFSGQFTGGLFGAIIVYFLYLPHFRVTGDPQRKLNAFVTLPMVKNIPANLLSEAIVTFSFVFGILVIWATVFANELKFVFIAFLVIGIALSFGSTASFAMNPARDLGPRIVHYIFPIPGKGSSQWKYFWIPIIGPFFGGVYGALFYQGFYLGVFHLSFWFISSFFIIVMGWALYIELRSSR
- a CDS encoding TIGR01212 family radical SAM protein (This family includes YhcC from E. coli K-12, an uncharacterized radical SAM protein.) — encoded protein: MNPFPYSMDHKRYHTWNYHLRKHFGHKVFKIALDGGFDCPNRDGTVAYGGCTFCSAAGSGDFAGNRAEPLEKQFEQVKKQMHEKWKDGKYIAYFQAFTNTHAPVEVLREKYETVLKQEGVVGLSIATRPDCLPDDVVEYLAELNDRTYLWVELGLQTVHEKTANMINRAHDFACYVEGVKKLQKKNIRVCSHIINGLPGETPEMMMETAKAVADLNVEGIKIHLLHLLKGTPMVKQYEKGFLQFLSFDEYVQIVCDQLEILPPEMVVHRITGDGPIDLMIGPMWSVNKWEVLNAIDRELERRNSFQGKFYEPAQKKEANTYGH
- a CDS encoding MDR family MFS transporter, encoding MPRNLWLILIGMVINITGASFLWPLNTIYLHDQLGKSLSVAGVVLMVNSAVSVIGNLSGGYFFDKFGGYKTITFGAGITLLATFGLFIWHDWPHYFYFLMIIGFGSGVVNPAMFSLAGAAWKEGGRRTFNAMYVAQNIGVAVGTALAGYIASISFQLIFMANFVLYLIFFLIAFLSFKRISEAASVPSIKATYSPTIREAHQKRHFIALFIISIGYAICWIAYVQWQTTIATYTQEINVSLEQYSLLWTVNGALIVFAQPIMAGFIKFAAKTLKMQIFIGLFIFIGSFIIASQSTSFTGFLTAMIIMTLGEMLVWPAIPTIADQLATKGRAGLYQGMINSAATVGRMIGPLFGGIIVDLYGMNVLFILLIVLFGIAMFTTFIYDKGLSHVQKSHETFLSS
- the leuS gene encoding leucine--tRNA ligase: MAFPHQKIEKKWQKYWLENKTFKTQEDPNRPKYYALDMFPYPSGAGLHVGHPEGYTATDILSRMKRMQGYNVLHPMGWDAFGLPAEQYALDTGNDPAEFTERNIQTFKRQIQSLGFSYDWDREVNTTDPKYYKWTQWIFTKLYEKGLAYVDEVPVNWCPALGTVLANEEVIDGKSERGGHPVIRKPMKQWVLKITEYADRLLEDLEELDWPESIKEMQRNWIGRSEGAEITFTIEGHEETFVVFTTRPDTLFGATYCVLAPEHPLVEKITTDDQKVEVTAYIEQIQSKSDLERTDLSKEKTGVFTGSYAINPANGEKMPIWIADYVLMSYGTGAIMAVPAHDERDYEFAKKFDLPIREVVKGGDIKNEAYVGDGIHVNSGFLDGLNKEEAIQKMIEWLEQKGIGKKKITYKLRDWLFSRQRYWGEPIPIIHWEDGTMTTVPEEDLPLTLPKMKEIQPSGTGESPLANAKDWLEVTDPVTGKKGRRETNTMPQWAGSCWYYLRYIDPHNDQMIADPEKLNMWLPVDIYIGGAEHAVLHLLYARFWHKVLYDLGVVPTKEPFQKLFNQGMILGENNEKMSKSKGNVVNPDEIVESHGADTLRLYEMFMGPLDASVAWSTNGLDGARRFLDRIWRLIVDEDGRISEKIVLEEGGSLEKVYHQTVKKVTEDYEALHFNTAISQLMVFINEAYKAKTIPKVYVEGFVKLLSPVCPHIAEELWEKLGYDETIAYEKWPTYDEEKLVEQEVEIVIQMNGKVRAKKMVPVDIDRTELEKIALEDETIRSQIEGKTVRKVIVVPGKLVNIVAN